The following are encoded in a window of Flavobacterium psychrotrophum genomic DNA:
- a CDS encoding DUF4385 domain-containing protein, whose protein sequence is MDKPTYLNFDTDTYAWKPEINYREHPELYRVGKGEQGVLICQPYKEEIGKYWRFKNEAIAKESSEKIFALFNAYVSKGEFVGADMARKYLQMGFTRARRYANYKGGKKYDKENDYKQLERGTGQAEKAAAAAIFYDKWQVAEANTVYAELKNKWKLRCG, encoded by the coding sequence ATGGACAAACCGACCTACCTCAATTTCGACACCGATACTTATGCCTGGAAGCCCGAGATCAACTACCGGGAACATCCGGAGCTGTACCGTGTAGGGAAAGGCGAACAAGGCGTGTTGATCTGCCAGCCCTATAAAGAAGAGATAGGTAAATACTGGCGCTTTAAAAATGAAGCTATCGCTAAAGAGAGCAGTGAAAAAATCTTCGCCCTTTTCAACGCGTACGTAAGCAAAGGCGAGTTTGTCGGTGCTGACATGGCCCGGAAATATTTGCAGATGGGATTTACGCGCGCCAGGCGTTATGCCAATTATAAAGGCGGTAAAAAATACGATAAAGAAAATGATTATAAGCAACTCGAACGCGGCACAGGACAGGCCGAAAAGGCTGCAGCTGCTGCCATTTTTTACGATAAATGGCAGGTAGCCGAAGCAAATACAGTGTATGCCGAGCTGAAAAATAAGTGGAAACTCAGGTGTGGATAG
- a CDS encoding response regulator translates to MEQRIIMLADDDSDDTEMFCEAVEIASRNLICHTAINGEELLKKLQKLERLPDIIFLDMNMPIMNGWECLALLKADQRYKEIPVIMISTSSHREDVATCLESGALCYLVKPADFNVLVRLVKTITEHIGRGNPYSELFLHLKNEGHIMCN, encoded by the coding sequence ATGGAACAAAGAATTATTATGTTGGCCGATGACGACAGCGACGACACGGAAATGTTTTGTGAGGCGGTAGAAATAGCTTCCAGGAATCTCATATGCCATACTGCAATTAATGGTGAAGAACTTTTGAAAAAACTACAAAAACTGGAAAGGTTGCCCGACATTATTTTTTTAGACATGAATATGCCGATTATGAATGGGTGGGAATGTTTAGCTCTGCTAAAAGCAGACCAGCGCTATAAAGAAATTCCCGTGATTATGATCTCTACCTCTTCGCACAGGGAAGATGTGGCTACCTGCCTGGAAAGTGGTGCACTTTGTTACCTTGTGAAACCTGCCGATTTCAATGTCCTGGTACGTCTTGTAAAGACAATTACTGAACATATAGGAAGAGGCAATCCATATTCAGAGCTTTTCCTGCATTTAAAAAATGAGGGCCACATAATGTGTAACTAA